From Nicotiana tabacum cultivar K326 chromosome 20, ASM71507v2, whole genome shotgun sequence, one genomic window encodes:
- the LOC107785619 gene encoding F-box/LRR-repeat protein 25-like, with protein sequence MYTLPQLFYTCSSLITFDLSNCAFEKGAVISWKSLKTLKFDTVVLDDETSVKLLSGCPALETMELTSCYSFRHLEINNSNLKRLKLEGVLPMNEGGERSFEIIAPYLQQLEIIGGIHDIKCRLVNVSSLVSAPLNFFIACVSQLDSTFVYVEMTVVMIIIKFFGPSSKIIFKK encoded by the coding sequence ATGTACACATTGCCTCAACTGTTCTACACTTGCTCCTCATTGATAACGTTTGATTTGTCTAACTGTGCATTTGAGAAAGGAGCAGTTATATCGTGGAAATCTCTCAAGACACTGAAGTTTGACACGGTGGTCTTAGACGATGAAACTAGTGTGAAATTACTATCAGGTTGTCCTGCTTTGGAGACTATGGAGCTGACTTCTTGCTATAGTTTTCGTCATTTGGAAATTaacaattcaaatttaaagagaTTAAAGTTGGAAGGAGTTTTGCCGATGAATGAAGGAGGTGAGCGTTCATTTGAAATTATTGCACCTTATCTTCAGCAGTTGGAGATTATAGGAGGTATCCATGATATTAAATGTAGGCTAGTAAATGTATCTTCCTTGGTCAGTGCTCCCCTTAATTTTTTTATTGCATGTGTGAGTCAGCTCGATAGTACTTTTGTATATGTTGAGATGACAGTTGTCATGATCATCATCAAGTTTTTTGGACCCTCATCCAAGATTATCTTCAAAAAGTGA